In Thiospirochaeta perfilievii, a single window of DNA contains:
- a CDS encoding PEGA domain-containing protein gives MLKKSFLICLIFITAVFGFSQTRNSKRQYTLTVNSNVRNYEVFIDGVKQRSNKTTLPEGSHLLVVKSDGYEDYSNRINLNRNMEINAGLKPAVSNYTVTINSNVKPFDVYIDGNRISGNRIALRPGNYRIRVASRGYLDYNTNISLNKNIVINAALQPEIPKYSLIINSNIQPFNTYIDGNQISGNRIVLNAGNHSVIIKAEGYKDYITNINLNRNTELNASLEPIIPSYTITINSNITPSNIFIDGNQINGNSVVIQAGTHSILIRANGFIDYITNINLTRNTVINANLEPIKPPNAKISVVVPSDLLSKTNNSSLNQIKIYDNGKLLKGFNFELEPGLHTIRFESGGLAVESNYNFLPGKDYTIEPVFYININ, from the coding sequence ATGTTAAAAAAAAGTTTTTTAATATGTTTAATATTTATTACAGCAGTTTTTGGTTTTTCTCAAACAAGAAACAGCAAGAGACAATATACTCTTACTGTTAACAGTAATGTTAGAAACTATGAAGTATTTATAGATGGAGTAAAACAAAGGAGTAACAAAACAACACTTCCTGAAGGCTCTCACCTACTAGTTGTTAAATCTGATGGATATGAAGATTATAGCAACAGAATAAACCTTAATAGAAATATGGAGATAAATGCAGGATTAAAACCAGCAGTATCAAACTATACTGTAACTATTAATAGTAATGTAAAACCATTTGATGTATATATTGATGGTAATAGGATTTCTGGGAACAGAATCGCTTTACGGCCAGGGAACTATAGAATAAGAGTCGCGTCGAGGGGATACTTAGATTACAATACTAATATATCACTTAATAAAAACATTGTAATAAACGCAGCGCTACAACCAGAGATCCCAAAGTATTCATTAATTATAAATAGTAATATTCAACCATTTAATACATATATTGATGGCAATCAAATAAGTGGAAATCGAATCGTATTAAATGCAGGGAACCACTCTGTAATAATAAAAGCAGAGGGATATAAAGACTACATAACAAATATAAATTTAAATAGAAACACTGAGTTAAATGCATCTCTAGAACCTATAATCCCAAGTTATACCATAACGATAAATAGCAATATAACTCCAAGTAATATCTTTATTGATGGAAATCAAATAAACGGAAACAGCGTTGTAATTCAAGCAGGAACTCACTCTATATTAATAAGAGCCAATGGATTTATTGACTATATAACCAATATCAACTTAACACGAAATACTGTGATAAATGCCAACCTGGAACCTATTAAACCACCAAATGCAAAAATATCCGTAGTTGTACCAAGTGATTTATTAAGTAAAACAAATAATAGCTCTTTAAATCAGATAAAAATATACGATAATGGGAAACTGTTAAAAGGCTTTAACTTTGAACTAGAACCAGGTCTTCATACTATTAGATTTGAGTCTGGAGGTTTAGCAGTGGAGAGTAATTACAACTTTTTACCTGGTAAAGATTATACAATAGAACCTGTTTTCTACATAAATATAAATTAG
- a CDS encoding peptidylprolyl isomerase, which yields MRKAKILGVLIFTLIFIGTISCTQNKEKEMSNLELSDGLYAQIQTEKGNITIFLEYEKTPMTVTNFVALAEGTMTDATREGRYYDGLKFHRVIDNFMIQGGCPLGTGTGNPGYKFEDEFDPSLKHDKAGILSMANAGPGTNGSQFFITHGPTPHLDGKHTVFGHVVDGQDVVDSIKQDDVINRVEIIRVGEEAKKFVATQDSFNKLKESAGERALEAFKKANEAIIEKIKGEFPDAKVSDSGIYYTILEEGSGDRPTKGSTVSVHYTGKFMDGQVFDSSVSRGEPIEFPVGMGHVIAGWDETILEMQVGEERTVVIPPNLAYGERGYPGAIPPNSWLIFEVELVAVK from the coding sequence ATGAGAAAGGCCAAAATATTGGGTGTACTAATATTCACATTAATTTTTATTGGTACAATATCTTGTACTCAAAACAAGGAGAAAGAGATGAGCAATTTAGAATTATCAGATGGATTATATGCCCAAATCCAGACTGAGAAAGGAAATATTACAATATTTTTAGAGTATGAAAAAACTCCAATGACAGTTACAAACTTTGTGGCCTTAGCAGAAGGAACAATGACAGATGCAACAAGAGAGGGCAGATACTACGACGGTCTTAAATTTCATAGAGTAATAGACAACTTTATGATTCAAGGAGGTTGTCCATTAGGAACTGGAACTGGAAACCCAGGGTACAAATTTGAGGATGAGTTTGATCCTTCATTAAAACATGATAAAGCTGGTATTTTATCAATGGCTAATGCTGGTCCTGGAACAAATGGTAGCCAGTTCTTTATTACCCATGGCCCAACTCCACATTTAGATGGGAAACATACAGTTTTTGGTCATGTTGTAGATGGTCAGGATGTTGTTGATAGTATAAAACAGGATGATGTTATTAATAGAGTTGAAATAATTAGAGTTGGAGAGGAAGCTAAGAAATTTGTAGCAACTCAAGATAGCTTTAATAAACTAAAAGAGAGTGCTGGAGAGCGAGCACTTGAGGCATTTAAAAAAGCTAATGAAGCTATTATTGAAAAAATAAAAGGTGAGTTTCCAGATGCTAAGGTTTCTGACTCCGGTATTTACTATACTATTTTAGAAGAAGGAAGTGGTGATAGACCTACAAAGGGTTCTACTGTTTCTGTTCACTACACTGGTAAATTTATGGATGGCCAAGTATTTGACTCTTCTGTATCCAGAGGAGAACCAATTGAGTTCCCTGTGGGAATGGGTCATGTTATTGCAGGTTGGGATGAAACAATTCTAGAGATGCAAGTTGGTGAAGAGCGAACAGTTGTAATACCACCAAACTTAGCTTATGGAGAGAGGGGTTATCCTGGTGCGATTCCTCCTAACTCTTGGTTAATATTTGAAGTAGAGTTAGTTGCAGTAAAATAG
- a CDS encoding response regulator, whose translation MSNLILIVLLLISSLPTYTLFFQHKLSLVPTILITLVYIAIFIIILKRDKKRNPTLILTTESEINETKSNFLSNISHEIKTPLNGILGMNNLLLMSDLNREQREFSKTISNCGESLLTTINDILDFSKMIKGDLTLENIHFDLRKLLKEFYSMNHLTAEMKDLTFLYSIDNEVPNYYSGDPGRIRQILSNLYNNAVKFTNKGTIEFSCNIIKEDDKNATLQFKVSDTGIGISKEKMETLFNSFYQGDSSLSRGFSGTGLGLSTSQKLVKLMGGEITVTSSLGVGSEFTFNIDLEKGLPLLKPRNGVDLSTIRGLIVDNGVVKSSNIKNFLKEQTQISRVVETYDLALNILKFERFDFIIFDLNTFHLEKVNLEPFIKQLKTFNELKIITLTHEGTRGDGELCRKLNIDGYFSQPFNPKMILEAVSMIVGKEYKDGELTTIHTLKENQRSKVNILVVDDNTVNLIIAEKLLTKMGFHIGKALNGEEAIKEIQNKKYHLILMDLQMPVMNGLQCSNLIRNEEAGNHNKDIPIIALTANISLTDRENCSKVGMNDFLSKPYNPQQIEESINRFVDWEKL comes from the coding sequence ATGAGCAATTTAATTTTAATAGTTCTACTACTAATATCAAGTCTACCAACCTACACACTTTTTTTCCAACATAAGCTTAGCTTGGTTCCAACAATATTAATAACTTTGGTTTATATAGCTATTTTTATTATAATCTTAAAAAGAGACAAAAAAAGAAACCCAACCCTAATTTTAACTACAGAATCCGAAATAAATGAGACTAAGAGTAATTTTTTATCAAATATATCCCATGAGATAAAAACCCCTCTCAACGGTATTCTTGGCATGAATAACCTGCTATTAATGTCAGATTTAAATAGGGAACAGAGGGAGTTTTCAAAAACAATTAGCAACTGTGGAGAGTCCCTACTAACAACAATAAATGACATCCTGGATTTTTCAAAAATGATAAAGGGCGATTTAACGCTAGAGAATATTCATTTTGACCTTAGAAAGCTGTTAAAAGAGTTTTACTCTATGAATCACCTAACTGCAGAGATGAAAGACTTAACTTTTTTATACAGTATTGATAATGAGGTACCAAACTACTATAGCGGGGATCCTGGAAGAATAAGACAAATCCTCTCTAACCTTTATAACAATGCTGTTAAGTTTACCAATAAGGGAACAATTGAGTTTAGCTGTAACATAATTAAAGAAGATGATAAAAATGCAACTCTGCAGTTTAAAGTCTCAGATACAGGGATAGGTATCTCTAAGGAGAAAATGGAGACACTTTTTAACAGTTTCTACCAAGGGGACTCCTCCTTAAGCAGAGGTTTTAGTGGAACGGGACTTGGGTTATCAACATCTCAAAAGTTAGTAAAACTAATGGGTGGGGAGATAACTGTTACAAGCAGTTTAGGTGTAGGGTCAGAATTCACCTTCAACATAGACCTAGAAAAGGGACTTCCCCTTCTTAAACCTAGAAATGGTGTTGATTTATCAACAATTCGTGGTCTTATAGTAGACAATGGTGTTGTTAAAAGCTCTAATATTAAAAACTTCTTAAAGGAGCAGACTCAGATCTCCCGAGTTGTAGAGACATATGATCTTGCCCTTAATATTCTAAAATTTGAGAGATTTGACTTTATAATTTTCGATTTAAACACCTTCCATTTAGAGAAAGTGAACCTTGAACCTTTTATTAAACAGTTAAAAACCTTTAACGAATTAAAAATAATAACATTAACCCATGAAGGAACAAGGGGAGATGGAGAACTTTGTCGTAAATTAAATATTGATGGATATTTTTCTCAACCATTTAACCCAAAGATGATTCTTGAAGCAGTCTCTATGATAGTAGGAAAGGAATACAAAGATGGTGAGTTAACAACAATCCACACCCTTAAAGAGAATCAAAGATCCAAGGTAAATATTCTAGTTGTGGATGATAATACAGTAAACTTAATAATTGCAGAAAAACTACTTACAAAGATGGGGTTTCATATTGGTAAAGCACTAAATGGGGAGGAGGCTATTAAGGAGATTCAAAATAAAAAGTATCATTTAATCTTAATGGATCTACAAATGCCTGTAATGAACGGTTTACAATGTTCAAACTTAATAAGAAATGAAGAGGCAGGGAATCATAACAAAGATATCCCAATTATTGCATTAACAGCGAATATCTCACTTACAGACAGAGAGAACTGTAGCAAGGTAGGAATGAATGATTTTTTATCTAAACCCTACAACCCTCAACAGATCGAAGAGAGTATTAACCGTTTTGTCGACTGGGAGAAGTTATAA